ACTGTGCTTGACTGGCTAGCAAACATGCCTGACCTGTACCCCCTATAAAATCCATAGGATATTTTTAAGCGAAAGCTGAGAAACCGACTAGATCCAACAATCCAGACATATAGAGCCTCAGAAGCGTCACAGGCTCAGGGctttcaaaatgttcaaattctTGGTAGCcctttttcagattttttttaaagtagccCAAATAAAAAAGAGATTAGTTTTAATGTCTAATATTCTAaaggaaacaaaacatcaatcaaaaaaatgttaaaacacaaattacaaCAAATGTCAAATTATAGTCAACTCAAATATTTGGTTTTAACCGAACTGATTCTGAATCTAAGGCAGGGCAAAAACACTCAACCGATTTCCAATTAATGGAGAGCTGCATGCAGTTATTCAGTGTTTCAGGCTGTAGAGAGGTACAATGTGTTGTATTGAATCGGatcatgtaaaaacaaaatcctCTTTCACAAACGACTGTCGATGACACTTAGTCCAGCATTAATTTCATCAGAAACAAGATATGTGAGAGGTGTTCTGAATTCTTAGAGAGGTGATCTCTGTATAAGCAATATACTTAGCTATCCCGGCTACAAGCCATGTTTTGAGATCCATCCATTCTTGTGGAATTTTCTCTTCCTCATCTAGCAAACTGGCAAAATGTGTGACGAGATAATCCACCTCTTCATCCCCATGATTTGTCAGCTTTTCTCTGGGGCAGGGAAGAGTGGAAAGGCTTTTCAAAACGATTTTTAAGTCTTTGTCTGTGCCCTCACCTCTTCTAGCAGGTCCCTGACTTTTTGTGAGCTTAGTTCCATAGTAGCGAATGCCGTCAGACAGAGTAAGCGTGATGTGGTGATCATGCCACTCCTCCAGATGCTGGCGTTTGTGCTGAAGTATTGAGTGCATACTTTAGAGGAGCACTcaacttttagcatagcttagcatagatcatagaatccaattagaccagtagcattgtattccaaaatgaccaaatagttttgattatatatattttttctatttaaatcttGACTCCTCTGTAGTTATATCTTGTACTAAGACCAGGGGAAAATTTAAAAGTTGCGAATTTGTAggccgatatgattaggaactaatTCAGTCTGATTGAAGAATAGATTTCAAAACTGGAAAACATCTGTGAAGTTTTCTGTgatctttattttgattgatcttagcaaatattttaatattttgaaatgctagatttttgactttcatgagctGTAAGTTCTAATCATCAATtgttatatgtaatgtatatagaACATATGAAAATTTTActtaagtttaataataatttaaaatacaatttttcacaatataatttttttaaagatgcacaTATGTGTGGGtggatgtatgtatgtatgtatatatgtatgtgtgtgtttacaattATAGTCtacaactaaatgaaaaatgtatacaaatataattgttttttttatttgtttctttttatgggTGACTGGAAATCTCAAGCACATTATCAGGTAAAGCACATTCAATACTAAAATTTGTACTATTGAACTATTTTCTATTGATCTATTTCTTTGTCTCATTAGTTCATGCCTATCCTAACATTTTTcaggttaaaaatgtatttcttcttTGGAAATTATGGTCATTGTACGATTATTGTAGTACAAATTTCACACGTTTTTTCATTCTGCTCTAGAAACCTACAATCCCCATGAAATTTGTTGCTCAGGGAAACTGCATAAGAAGGCATCAGCACTTACTAAGGTATTGATTTTTGACATGAAGCTTAGTTTAgcagaatttaaatgtatatttaaagtctagatttcttttatttttagtaatatgtgcttattattttttaacttttagatAGTGTGTAATGTTGCTGTTTGAGCATAAGCAATATCTGCAAAGTTACAAAGCTGAAAGTTTAATACAAATGGGaagttttgtcttttaaatgccTACAATAGACTCATGGAGACTACAACAACCTgcttaaactaaaaaaaacagttctgaTATGTATCGCGATAACTATATATGTAATtcttttaactattaaaatggATTCACAGGTGTCAAAATCAATGTTCTAAAGCATTGGTTCTTAATCCTCTTCTTCATGccaatatgttgtttttaaaatattactttatttgtttcatgGATGGCTTGTATATAGAGGCCAGTTAAGAAACCATTAAATACTTCACATCCTTTGAATTACACAGttgacacattttaaaaatatttgaattaatgaAACTGATCCAAGACAAAGACCACAGAAATAGACTGTTGACTCCTACACTTATGAATGGCAGAAACTGCAATGCGCAATATGTTGGGATAATTCcaccttttaaataaaagttggtTAAAGTATTGTCACTGCAGTGGTGGTTAGAGGGTCCGGTTCCCATAGAAACCTGgggtattaaaaaaagtttcttatcTTATGAAATTATATCCTATCTCTAGTTAGGAAATCTTAAATTGAACCATCAAGTTCTACAGTCAAGTCTCAGTCAACACTGCACTGCTGatgagataaataaaataagagagGATACTTAACTTAGCATTAAGGCCCATTCACTCCAGCAGACTAAACACAGGTGAGCCTGCGTTAATGTGTATTGTCATCAAAATGTAACATCTTCAGGGTCCTCCAAGAGTCTTCCTACCATTAAACATCctcattcttcatttttttaatgaataataaatgtaataccaTTGTTGGGCAGTACAATGGTGTTTTGTCCGTGGGATTTTGAAGTTAGGAGGGGTTTTTTGTCAAGTTAGGAGGTTTCTGTAAAACACCTTTCCTATCTGTATCTGTCATATCGTTTTCCTAAATGTGGTCCTAACTAAAATGACCATGGTCACCCAGCAGACAAGATTATAGAATTAGGATGTTTCTGTAATACGCCCCCTGAGGCTGGAGCAACCGATACACATTCttaaatacgttttttaaaCTCTAATTGAGCATAAGGAACTACTCTTATGGGTCTGTTCGTTTATGAATGTGTACATTATTGTATATCTGTGTTTTTCAGTGCTGTGGCGTAGATGCTTACACTCTGTCAGATGACAATGTGCTGTGCTGTAATGGAATCCTTCATATCAATGTTCCTGAGCACTCAGAGTGTGTTGGAGGTGTTATATATTCTCCAGAAAACACTACTTGCCAAATGTCGACCCGTCCTCGTCTTGGTGAACACTGCTGTGGAGGACAAACTTTCAATCCTCACACACATATTTGCTGTAATGGACACAGGTATGCCCACAAAGTAcaaagatttgatttaaaagtgcatttagtactttttcctcatgttttaaattattttcttgatCTTAACAAAACAGGTGATAATTTTTTGTGGCAATAACTTTTATAGTAACTTTCTCTGCACACTTCTACTCAAACAGATCTCAGGtcagaaaacaaacatcagTGTGAATCTTTAATAGCTTTAGGTAAAAGATAATTGCAGGTAGTTATTGTTTGGCCTGAAgcctgatttgatttgattctaCCCACACAGTCTTAAGTCTTCACAAACGAGGCTTTGTCTGTTACTGGAAGTTCAAGTCTAACTGATACATGCAGAAACATCATAAGAATATGCTTACTGGCAATACAAAGACATATTCATATAGCATAGCTCTAGAACAGTCCGTCAGTCATCAGAGTCACCCAATAAACTCTCaatcatttcaaaacaatgaatggattttatttcaaattatgttgttttgatcTGCTTAGCCACAACAAGAAGGATGGCAATTTCTGTTGTGGTTCAGAAGTCTATGATCACCGCAAGAAGTTCTTGAGATGCTGCTCAGGTCATCTCTACAACCTAACCCATTTACATGAAAAAGCAGAGTGCTGTGGAAACCTATTGCTGCAATATAACAACAATCAGACTTGCTGTTCTTCCGCAACCAATTCCATCATTTatgaaaccaaaccaaaccaccGTTGTTGTGGGCATTACTACTACAACACTTCCCTGTGGAGCTGCTGTGCTGAACATCTCAAACCAACACCAAAACCTAACAGCTCTCCTGCAGAATACAGACTTAAACCACTAATGGACCTGATCCCTGAAATGTGCAAAGAAACAGGTGATGTTCTTGAACATTTGGTTTTTTTCAacctaaaatacaaaatatttttgggaAGCAGACTAAAATGATCTCtttttgatgtgtgtgtttctagtgTTCTTTGGCAAAGTGGAAAGTGTGGCACTTAAAAACGATCAGCGTCATGTTGTGTTGAAAGTTGTTGGGCAGGTCGATGTAAAATCAGAAAAGGTCATCAAAGACCCTTGGCTTCATGTGTCCCTGGATCACTGCAGCTCTCCTGCTACAGAAAACAACATGACCTACCTTTGGGAAAACCGCAATGGGACACACAAGCTTCTCTCTCACCCTGTTGACCTAACCTCTGACATTCACATGTTGTATTCTGTGTGTTACCAAAAAAAGGGATAGAAACATGGATTTTGGGATATTTCCCATTGTTTAGCATGCAGATTATCATGATTTTTGGTCTGTATAAGCATATCATTACCACAACACATTTTTACTTCATTGAATATTTCTCTTTAATCTCAGTAATGGATTGATCCTGTCTATACTGATGCATTACTCTATTTATTCAGGTCATTTTAAGctttgttaatgtaaaaaaaaaaaagaagtagaatcaaacaaagaaaaccttttttatatGTAGTTGCTGGGCAGtgttaatttgatattttaagttGCACTGCCTAAGGAAgcattttttgttaaactgtGTTTTACTAATCTCAGGTCAATTGCAATTCTGTTTAACGATTTGAGAGGTTCAGGGGTCTTCAAGTGTTAAGCTCAAAGGTGCAATTAATGGCTTTTATACTACTACATTAGAAGACAGAttatttggtgtgtgtgtgtgtgtgtgtgtatatatatatatatctcacaaaGCTATTTAGCATCTATTCACAATTAGATCTGGCTATCTAATACTGACATGTAGTTGTAAACTTCTCCAGACTATATACTGTTCAATTTCTATGTCTCAGCTATGTACAACTGTGAACACACCTTTCacattaaatgttgtttaaagaAACTGTTCTTGTTTAAGCTGTACTGTGGAATTGAAGATATggaatttgaaatgtttatcatatttttttaaataaaaatgttaagaaGCACACGGCTACagtatgcatatttttgcacagaaatgggtgtaagaatattttaatatcatttccagtgttttatgaatgaaaagCAGTTAAATGCAAGGAGCATTATGGAGTAAAGGTAGTAAATGTACCTAGATGTTGTTCagttgcagatttttttaaaaagatgtcttcaaaatattattttgtagtcCTAGGGTTACAGACCCTAAATACAAACCTGATGAACTTGTCTGTTCTTAGCtggtttataaaatatgtactaaaatcaaattcaaattttatttgtcacatacacatacatacatggtacgacatgcagtgaaatgttctttacaaccgtccagcatcaaaatagaaacaaaatttaaatgtatatataaatataaaatataaaaaatatgtataaaaagaagtgtgcaaagtagaatataaaaaaataaaatagaatataaatataaagtataagataaaaagtgtaagtgtaaagtggctgtgcaatgtccagtgcaaagtggctagtgcaattgtccaattgtaagtggcgagtatctggggaaagaggggtgaacatgggaattccggtatttaggtgctgggtgttctctggttcagactccgaatggcctgcaggaagaagctcctcctcattctctctgtgtttgccttcagggaacgcagcgctttcctgaacgcagcagagaaaagagtccattgttgggatggctgaggtcttccacgatcttcctggccctggtacagcaccgcttgttgtagatgtgctgcagtacagggagctcagtgcggatggtgcactcagctgaccgcaccaccttctgaagagctcgcctgtcctgcatggtgctgttcccgaaccaggaggtgatgtttcccgtcaggacactcttgatggtgcaggtgtaaaagttcctgagcacctgagatgggagtctgaagtcccttaagcgcctcaga
The window above is part of the Puntigrus tetrazona isolate hp1 unplaced genomic scaffold, ASM1883169v1 S000000716, whole genome shotgun sequence genome. Proteins encoded here:
- the LOC122335097 gene encoding galaxin-like isoform X3; protein product: MEIHTSTACMTAHLKSVVTILCIFAASSANGVCNHDRGSHCNAGFSGQMEGSHHLCGNVFYKISESSCCNDNITLGLSQLVADCCGSVAYNPLNEICCNGRILTRSSTHQKCCGENMYVTTTHVCCGGNNILQRKENHACCGKETFDVTTHCCCANPELEVKPKNEACCPKATVIDAPFVLVDHNLNLILTNSYQKTEHQQDCPSACTLSETYNPHEICCSGKLHKKASALTKCCGVDAYTLSDDNVLCCNGILHINVPEHSECVGGVIYSPENTTCQMSTRPRLGEHCCGGQTFNPHTHICCNGHSHNKKDGNFCCGSEVYDHRKKFLRCCSGHLYNLTHLHEKAECCGNLLLQYNNNQTCCSSATNSIIYETKPNHRCCGHYYYNTSLWSCCAEHLKPTPKPNSSPAEYRLKPLMDLIPEMCKETVFFGKVESVALKNDQRHVVLKVVGQVDVKSEKVIKDPWLHVSLDHCSSPATENNMTYLWENRNGTHKLLSHPVDLTSDIHMLYSVCYQKKG
- the LOC122335097 gene encoding galaxin-like isoform X2, which translates into the protein MPARPQAWLHGGARLRHTGDVATPLRFLSIRGVVTILCIFAASSANGVCNHDRGSHCNAGFSGQMEGSHHLCGNVFYKISESSCCNDNITLGLSQLVADCCGSVAYNPLNEICCNGRILTRSSTHQKCCGENMYVTTTHVCCGGNNILQRKENHACCGKETFDVTTHCCCANPELEVKPKNEACCPKATDHNLNLILTNSYQKTEHQQDCPSACTLSETYNPHEICCSGKLHKKASALTKCCGVDAYTLSDDNVLCCNGILHINVPEHSECVGGVIYSPENTTCQMSTRPRLGEHCCGGQTFNPHTHICCNGHSHNKKDGNFCCGSEVYDHRKKFLRCCSGHLYNLTHLHEKAECCGNLLLQYNNNQTCCSSATNSIIYETKPNHRCCGHYYYNTSLWSCCAEHLKPTPKPNSSPAEYRLKPLMDLIPEMCKETVFFGKVESVALKNDQRHVVLKVVGQVDVKSEKVIKDPWLHVSLDHCSSPATENNMTYLWENRNGTHKLLSHPVDLTSDIHMLYSVCYQKKG
- the LOC122335097 gene encoding galaxin-like isoform X5, translating into MPARPQAWLHGGARLRHTGDVATPLRFLSIRGVVTILCIFAASSANGVCNHDRGSHCNAGFSGQMEGSHHLCGNVFYKISESSCCNDNITLGLSQLVADCCGSVAYNPLNEICCNGRILTRSSTHQKCCGENMYVTTTHVCCGGNNILQRKENHACCGKETFDVTTHCCCANPELEVKPKNEACCPKATDCPSACTLSETYNPHEICCSGKLHKKASALTKCCGVDAYTLSDDNVLCCNGILHINVPEHSECVGGVIYSPENTTCQMSTRPRLGEHCCGGQTFNPHTHICCNGHSHNKKDGNFCCGSEVYDHRKKFLRCCSGHLYNLTHLHEKAECCGNLLLQYNNNQTCCSSATNSIIYETKPNHRCCGHYYYNTSLWSCCAEHLKPTPKPNSSPAEYRLKPLMDLIPEMCKETVFFGKVESVALKNDQRHVVLKVVGQVDVKSEKVIKDPWLHVSLDHCSSPATENNMTYLWENRNGTHKLLSHPVDLTSDIHMLYSVCYQKKG
- the LOC122335097 gene encoding galaxin-like isoform X1 encodes the protein MPARPQAWLHGGARLRHTGDVATPLRFLSIRGVVTILCIFAASSANGVCNHDRGSHCNAGFSGQMEGSHHLCGNVFYKISESSCCNDNITLGLSQLVADCCGSVAYNPLNEICCNGRILTRSSTHQKCCGENMYVTTTHVCCGGNNILQRKENHACCGKETFDVTTHCCCANPELEVKPKNEACCPKATVIDAPFVLVDHNLNLILTNSYQKTEHQQDCPSACTLSETYNPHEICCSGKLHKKASALTKCCGVDAYTLSDDNVLCCNGILHINVPEHSECVGGVIYSPENTTCQMSTRPRLGEHCCGGQTFNPHTHICCNGHSHNKKDGNFCCGSEVYDHRKKFLRCCSGHLYNLTHLHEKAECCGNLLLQYNNNQTCCSSATNSIIYETKPNHRCCGHYYYNTSLWSCCAEHLKPTPKPNSSPAEYRLKPLMDLIPEMCKETVFFGKVESVALKNDQRHVVLKVVGQVDVKSEKVIKDPWLHVSLDHCSSPATENNMTYLWENRNGTHKLLSHPVDLTSDIHMLYSVCYQKKG
- the LOC122335097 gene encoding galaxin-like isoform X4; the encoded protein is MEIHTSTACVVTILCIFAASSANGVCNHDRGSHCNAGFSGQMEGSHHLCGNVFYKISESSCCNDNITLGLSQLVADCCGSVAYNPLNEICCNGRILTRSSTHQKCCGENMYVTTTHVCCGGNNILQRKENHACCGKETFDVTTHCCCANPELEVKPKNEACCPKATVIDAPFVLVDHNLNLILTNSYQKTEHQQDCPSACTLSETYNPHEICCSGKLHKKASALTKCCGVDAYTLSDDNVLCCNGILHINVPEHSECVGGVIYSPENTTCQMSTRPRLGEHCCGGQTFNPHTHICCNGHSHNKKDGNFCCGSEVYDHRKKFLRCCSGHLYNLTHLHEKAECCGNLLLQYNNNQTCCSSATNSIIYETKPNHRCCGHYYYNTSLWSCCAEHLKPTPKPNSSPAEYRLKPLMDLIPEMCKETVFFGKVESVALKNDQRHVVLKVVGQVDVKSEKVIKDPWLHVSLDHCSSPATENNMTYLWENRNGTHKLLSHPVDLTSDIHMLYSVCYQKKG
- the LOC122335097 gene encoding galaxin-like isoform X6, which codes for MEGSHHLCGNVFYKISESSCCNDNITLGLSQLVADCCGSVAYNPLNEICCNGRILTRSSTHQKCCGENMYVTTTHVCCGGNNILQRKENHACCGKETFDVTTHCCCANPELEVKPKNEACCPKATVIDAPFVLVDHNLNLILTNSYQKTEHQQDCPSACTLSETYNPHEICCSGKLHKKASALTKCCGVDAYTLSDDNVLCCNGILHINVPEHSECVGGVIYSPENTTCQMSTRPRLGEHCCGGQTFNPHTHICCNGHSHNKKDGNFCCGSEVYDHRKKFLRCCSGHLYNLTHLHEKAECCGNLLLQYNNNQTCCSSATNSIIYETKPNHRCCGHYYYNTSLWSCCAEHLKPTPKPNSSPAEYRLKPLMDLIPEMCKETVFFGKVESVALKNDQRHVVLKVVGQVDVKSEKVIKDPWLHVSLDHCSSPATENNMTYLWENRNGTHKLLSHPVDLTSDIHMLYSVCYQKKG